AAGTCATGAGTGTTGATACGGAAACGAGGTCTGATGTCTGGCAGCTGGCAGCACGGCGCAACGGCCGTATGGTGTGGGCGTCGACATTGGTTGGGACACGCCAACGACTCCATGAAATCCATCGACGAACACATCAAGAAGGACCAGAGCGAGCTCGAAGCTGCCAAGGCAGAGGGCAACGATGCCAAGGTTCGCCACTTCAGCGAAGAGCTTGAGTCCCTGCAGGACTACAAGAAGGAGCATCCCGGCGACAGCCACGATCCCACTCCCATTGAGCTCTATTGCGAAAACAACCCGGAAGCTGATGAGTGCCGCGTTTATGACGACTGAATCGTGCGCTGCGCAATCAACTCAACAAAAAAGCGGGGATCAAACCCCGCTTTTTTGTT
This genomic window from Synechococcus sp. MIT S9220 contains:
- a CDS encoding CP12 domain-containing protein: MKSIDEHIKKDQSELEAAKAEGNDAKVRHFSEELESLQDYKKEHPGDSHDPTPIELYCENNPEADECRVYDD